In Chloroflexota bacterium, a single genomic region encodes these proteins:
- a CDS encoding carbohydrate ABC transporter permease gives MNTTRRRPLWLSALIYTVLTVTSIIILYPIAFMVLATFTSTEQYYRSAYMPIPDSLSLKNYLIILGNCSQGCIWQSMLITVGRSLWYIFWALLIAIMGGYAFGRLQFPFKTPLFVFFLSGLMVPPLLTILPLYIMLARWPLVGGNDIWGMGGHGFVNEWPALGILGLVNVIALFLVKQNYEMLPGDFEEAARVDGAGTLRVIFQIYVPMLKPALTAVAILEFVQIWNDYFSPLILVGGNREVTPVALTVQRLIYSYTQQQAETVADFPLIFAAATLMSLPTIFVYLALQRYFVQGLVSTGVKG, from the coding sequence ATGAACACCACCCGCCGCCGACCGCTCTGGCTCTCGGCGCTGATCTACACCGTGCTGACCGTCACCAGCATCATCATCCTGTACCCCATCGCGTTCATGGTGCTGGCGACCTTTACCTCCACCGAGCAGTACTACCGCAGCGCCTACATGCCGATCCCCGACAGCCTCAGTCTCAAGAACTACCTGATCATCCTGGGGAACTGCTCGCAGGGGTGCATCTGGCAGTCGATGCTGATCACCGTTGGCCGCTCGCTCTGGTACATCTTCTGGGCGCTGCTGATCGCGATCATGGGCGGCTACGCCTTTGGACGGCTCCAGTTCCCGTTCAAGACGCCGTTGTTCGTCTTCTTCCTGTCGGGGCTGATGGTGCCCCCGCTCCTGACCATTTTGCCGCTCTACATCATGCTGGCGCGGTGGCCGCTGGTCGGCGGCAACGACATCTGGGGCATGGGCGGCCACGGCTTCGTGAACGAGTGGCCGGCCCTCGGGATCCTCGGGCTGGTCAACGTGATCGCGCTGTTCCTGGTCAAGCAGAACTACGAGATGCTGCCCGGGGACTTCGAGGAGGCGGCGCGAGTGGACGGCGCGGGCACCCTCCGCGTGATCTTTCAGATCTACGTTCCGATGTTGAAGCCGGCCCTGACCGCTGTGGCGATCCTGGAATTCGTCCAGATCTGGAACGACTACTTCAGCCCGCTGATCCTCGTCGGCGGCAACCGCGAAGTCACCCCGGTGGCGCTGACGGTGCAGCGGCTGATCTACTCGTACACCCAGCAGCAGGCCGAGACCGTGGCGGACTTCCCGCTGATCTTCGCGGCGGCCACGCTGATGAGCCTGCCGACCATCTTCGTCTATCTGGCCCTGCAGCGATACTTCGTGCAAGGTCTGGTGAGCACGGGCGTCAAGGGGTAG